The following are encoded in a window of Pelecanus crispus isolate bPelCri1 chromosome 6, bPelCri1.pri, whole genome shotgun sequence genomic DNA:
- the ABCD4 gene encoding lysosomal cobalamin transporter ABCD4: protein MAGGSAGAGGTRAGRRPAPRLDGLFLRRFLRLQAVLFPGWLSPGALMFLTLLCVALLEQLVIYQVGLIPSQYYEVLGKKDFSGFKTLTAVALILIVVNSTLKSFDQFICNMMYVSWRKSLTEYLHSCYFQGQVYYSLHVLREDIDNPDQRISQDVERFCRQLSSMASKLVLSPFTLAYYTYQCFRSTGWLGPVSIFGYFIIGTLVNKVLMSPIVSKLVQQEKLEGDFRFKHMQIRVNAEPAAFYRAGRVEHMRTDKRLQSLLQAQRELIGKELWLHIGVNTFDYLGSILSYVVIAIPIFSGVYSDLSPTDLSALISKNAFVSIYLISCFSQLIDLSSTVTDVAGYTHRVGELQETLLSLGRTKNDNYSEAKASWDLDGSHSGEDPVPRDTAFLLEQVTLLVPSSGKLLIKDLSLRISQGNSVMIVGNTGTGKTSLLRVLGGLWGSTRGSVKMLTCFGPRGVVFLPQRPFFTDGSLREQVIYPLKEIYPVSGSADDERIVRFLELAGLTDLLARAGGLDEQVDWNWYDILSPGEMQRLSFARLFYLQPKYAVLDEATSALTEEVEHELYRVCLQLGMTLISVGHRASLEKFHSWILKLHGEGRWELTRCEKMKQLPAGEGC from the exons ATGGCGGGAggcagcgccggggcggggggcacccgggCCGGCCGCCG GCCTGCCCCCCGGCTGGACGGGCTGTTCCTGCGGCGCTTCCTGCGGCTGCAGGCGGTCCTCTTCCCCGGGTGGCTCTCCCCGGGCGCCCTGATGTTCCTGACGCTGCTCTGCGTCGCCTTGCTGG agCAACTGGTTATTTACCAGGTCGGGCTCATCCCCAGCCAGTACTACGAGGTCCTAGGGAAGAAGGACTTCTCCGGGTTCAAAACGCTGACTGCTGTTGCCCTGATCCTGATCGTAGTGAACTCCACG CTAAAAAGCTTCGACCAGTTTATCTGCAACATGATGTACGTGAGCTGGAGAAAATCCCTCACCGAATACCTCCACAGCTGCTACTTCCAGGGCCAGGTCTACTACAGCCTGCACGTGCTGCGTGAGGACATCGATAACCC GGACCAGCGCATCAGCCAGGATGTGGAGAGGttctgcaggcagctcagctccaTGGCCAGCAAGCTCGTCCTCTCACCCTTCACACTGGCCTACTACACATACCAGTGCTTCCGCAG CACAGGCTGGCTAGGCCCAGTGAGCATCTTTGGGTATTTCATCATTGGGACACTCGTCAACAAGGTATTGATGAGCCCAATTGTGTCTAaacttgtgcagcaggaaaaactgGAAGGGGATTTCAG GTTCAAGCACATGCAGATTCGTGTCAATGCGGAACCAGCTGCTTTCTACAG GGCTGGGCGAGTGGAGCACATGCGCACGGACaagaggctgcagagcctgctgcaAGCTCAGAGGGAGCTGATAGGCAAGGAGCTGTGGCTACACA TTGGGGTCAACACCTTTGACTACCTGGGCAGCATCCTGAGTTACGTGGTCATTGCCATTCCCATCTTTTCTGGGGTCTACAGTGACCTGAGTCCAACAGACCTCAGCGCCCTCATCAGCAAG AATGCTTTTGTTTCCATCTACCTCATCAGCTGCTTCAGCCAACTCATAGATCTCTCCAGCACCGTGACCGATGTAGCTGGCTACACGCACAG GGTTGGTGAACTGCAGGAGACCTTGCTGAGCCTTGGCAGAACAAAAAATGATAACTACTCAGAAGCCAAAGCCAGCTGGGATTTGGACGG CAGCCATTCTGGGGAAGACCCAGTGCCAAGGGACACAGCTTTCCTTCTCGAGCAAGTGACGCTCTTGGTGCCATCCTCTGGCAAGCTGCTCATCAAGGACTTGAGCCTCAGGATCTCACAAGGAAACAGTGTGATGATTGTGGGGAACACTGGCACAGGGAAGACATCTCTCCTGAGAGTCCTTGGGGGACTCTGGGGGAGTACACGGG GGAGCGTCAAGATGCTGACCTGCTTTGGCCCCCGGGGAGTGGTGTTCCTGCCACAGCGGCCCTTCTTCACTGATGGAAGCCTGCGCGAGCAG GTGATCTATCCCCTGAAGGAGATCTATCCAGTTTCAG GGTCTGCAGATGATGAGAGAATTGTACGAttcctggagctggctgggctg aCTGATTtgctggccagggctggaggacTGGACGAGCAGGTGGACTGGAACTG GTATGACATCCTGTCCccaggggagatgcagaggctCTCATTTGCACGGCTCTTCTACCTCCAGCCAAAATATGCAG TGCTAGATGAAGCTACCAGCGCCCTGACAGAAGAGGTGGAGCATGAACTGTACCGTGTGTGCCTTCAGCTGGGCATGACACTGATCAGCGTGGGACACAGGGCTAGCCTGGAAAAG TTCCACAGTTGGATTTTGAAACTTCATGGGGAGGGAAGATGGGAGCTCACTCGATGCGAGAAGATgaagcagctcccagctggtgAAGGATGCTGA
- the VRTN gene encoding vertnin, translated as MIQRHQLVQSVLQELQEATECFGLEGLTSAALEAERTLSSFSLPGYCGRQFQEELEVDRVARSLYPEDAPSNMLPLVCKGEGNRLFEAASVLLWGNPSLSLELQVRTVVEMLLHKQYYLNGMIDSKVMLQAARYSLCTEETPEMTSLPMAILEAIFDADIKATCFPGTFANMWHVYALASVLQCNIYSIYPMSNLKIRPYFNRLIRPRKCGPRTSTLHIMWSGQQLSRQVFKAQYFVAVVGLEELEPTMPLPEPPVQPMKTLELLNSDPQLTYSNLRDRYSITKSTFYRWKRQSREHRQKAAARFAAKHFLQSCFQEGNIIPLQHFRQMFPEISRSTYYAWKHEMQSMVNGDASALAEAHGLQELHRDVPKKADVDEPANSGGSLRSRSPSLDPIQAGIFMQGAKSYLEKCISMNTLVPYRCFKRSFPGISRSTYYNWRRKAIKENPNFKPPQSPLDNQKPLAIGKPFLQLKPSSVPVRKRLNGDRPAPRSLLQLKPSLCWRKQLRDVARRQVQQWRLPFCKYRLRYPSLSSTSYWFWKGSGRALGQRRVPWTGSSRPLNRAASLAPPTAEPGPKPQCHVEVATKHLNKPVPATPYNTTISGYAMSERANSRMFVMDVIATAQFKAQAKLFLQQRFESKTFPTYKEFSARFPLTARSTYYMWKRALHDGLTLVDA; from the coding sequence ATGATCCAGCGGCACCAGCTGGTGCAGtctgtgctgcaggagctgcaggaagcCACTGAATGCTTTGGTCTGGagggcctcaccagtgctgcactggaggcaGAGAGGACCCTGTCATCTTTCTCCCTGCCTGGCTATTGTGGGAGGCAGTTCCAAGAGGAGCTGGAGGTTGACCGGGTAGCCAGAAGCCTCTATCCTGAGGATGCCCCAAGTAACATGCTGCCTCTGGTTTGTAAAGGTGAGGGGAACCGCCTCTTTGAGGCTGCCAGCGTGCTGCTCTGGGGCAACCCCAGCctcagcctggagctgcaggtGCGTACGGTGGTGGAGATGCTGCTGCACAAGCAATACTACTTGAATGGCATGATCGACTCCAAGGTGATGCTGCAGGCTGCCCGCTACTCCCTCTGCACTGAGGAGACCCCAGAGATGACCAGCCTTCCCATGGCTATCCTGGAGGCCATCTTTGATGCTGATATCAAAGCTACCTGTTTTCCTGGCACCTTTGCCAACATGTGGCATGTCTATGCTCTTGCCTCAGTACTGCAGTGTAACATCTACTCCATCTACCCCATGAGCAACTTGAAGATCCGGCCCTATTTCAACCGGCTCATCCGGCCCAGGAAGTGTGGCCCGCGAACCTCCACACTCCACATCATGTGGtcagggcagcagctctcccGGCAGGTCTTCAAAGCGCAGTACTTTGTGGCCGTGGTTGGCCTGGAGGAGCTAGAACCCACAATGCCTTTGCCAGAGCCTCCTGTCCAGCCCATGAAGACCCTTGAGCTGCTGAACAGTGACCCCCAGCTGACCTACTCCAACCTACGTGACCGGTACAGCATTACCAAGAGCACCTTCTACCGCTGGAAGCGCCAGTCTCGTGAACACCGGCAGAAAGCAGCTGCCAGGTTTGCAGCTAAACACTTCCTTCAGTCCTGCTTTCAGGAGGGGAATATAATCCCCCTCCAGCACTTCCGACAAATGTTTCCAGAAATCTCCCGATCCACGTACTATGCCTGGAAGCATGAGATGCAGAGCATGGTCAATGGTGATGCCTCTGCTCTGGCTGAGGCCCACGGGTTGCAGGAGCTTCACAGGGATGTCCCAAAAAAGGCTGATGTGGATGAGCCAGCAAATTCAGGGGGGAGCTTAAGATCTCGGAGTCCTTCCCTAGACCCCATCCAAGCAGGAATCTTCATGCAAGGAGCCAAATCCTACCTGGAGAAATGCATTTCCATGAACACTCTGGTGCCTTACAGGTGCTTCAAGCGCAGCTTCCCTGGCATCTCCAGGTCCACTTACTACAACTGGCGAAGAAAAGCAATCAAGGAGAACCCCAACTTCAAACCCCCCCAGTCTCCCTTGGATAACCAGAAACCTCTAGCAATAGGAAAGCCGTTCTTGCAGTTGAAGCCAAGCAGCGTGCCTGTTAGGAAGAGGCTGAATGGAGACCGGCCAGCACCCAGGAGTCTCCTGCAGCTCAAGCCCTCTCTGTGCTGGAGAAAGCAGCTGCGAGATGTGGCCAGGAGGCAGGTCCAGCAATGGCGGCTGCCGTTCTGCAAGTATCGCCTGCGCTACCCGTCTCTCTCCTCCACATCCTACTGGTTTTGGAAGGGCAGTGGCCGGGCTCTCGGGCAGCGTCGCGTGCCCTGGACCGGCTCCAGCCGGCCATTGAACCGGGCGGCTTCCCTGGCACCTCCAACAGCAGAGCCAGGCCCCAAGCCCCAGTGCCACGTGGAGGTCGCCACCAAGCACCTCAATAAGCCAGTGCCGGCCACACCGTACAACACCACCATTTCGGGCTATGCTATGTCAGAGAGAGCCAACAGCCGGATGTTCGTGATGGATGTGATTGCCACTGCCCAGTTCAAGGCACAGGCCAAGCTGTTCCTGCAGCAGCGCTTTGAGTCGAAGACCTTCCCCACCTACAAGGAGTTCAGTGCCCGCTTCCCGCTCACGGCCCGTTCCACCTATTACATGTGGAAGCGTGCCCTGCATGATGGGCTGACGCTCGTGGATGCCTGA
- the LOC104033602 gene encoding acetyl-coenzyme A synthetase 2-like, mitochondrial, which produces MMARLLARACCPKVLPQAPRCLPGSAVARAWSHGPLTAYMPEAIAFSRPKDHQGLYKASVEQGDAFWGALGRSRLTWITPFHSVQDCDLRQGRVSWFLGGQLNVAVNCLDRHVHVAPDKVALIWEKDEPGEEVRVTYRELLELTCRLGNTLKRQGVKRGDRVTIYMPPCPLAVASMLACARIGAVHAVVFAGFSAESLADRIRDAQSETVITVNQGLRGGKVIELKKTVDQAVKQCPGVKRVLVSMRTDSKVPMTALDMPLEEEMMKEDACCEPAAMDSEDMLFLLYTSGSTGKPKGLVHSQAGYLLFAALTHKYVFDYQDRDIFGCVADIGWITGHTYVVYGPLCNGGTTVLFESTPIHPNPGRYWETVERLKINQFYGAPTAIRLLLRYGDEWVKKYDRSSLKVLGSVGEPINKEAWEWYFRVVGETRCPVVDTWWQTETGGICISPRPSNPGAEILPGMAMRPFFGISPSLLDDKGNVLLENNISGALCISQAWPGMARTIYNDHKRFLETYLTPYPGFFFTGDGVYRTTEGYYQLTGRLDDIINISGHRLGTAEVEDVVNHHAAVAESAVIGYPHEIKGEGAYAFVVLKKNSGYTQETLAAELRELISKKIAKYAAPEYIQVTHRLPKTRSGKIMRRVLRKIVEDKDSELGDLTTLDDHEAVQQIIEGCKRLVEGQKSC; this is translated from the exons ATGATGGCCAGGCTGCTGGCCAGGGCTTGCTGCCCCAAAGTGCTTCCTCAGGCTCCCAGATGCCTGCCTGGGTCGGCTGTTGCTCGAGCCTGGAGCCATGGGCCCCTCACTGCCTACATGCCTGAAGCTATCGCCTTCTCCAGACCCAAGGACCACCAAGGCTTGTACAAGGCGTCagtggagcagggggatgcctTCTGGGGGGCACTAGGGAGGAGCCGGCTCACCTGGATCACCCCCTTCCACTCTGTCCAGGACTGCGACCTGCGCCAGGGCAGAGTTTCCTGGTTCCTGGGTGGGCAGCTGAATGTGGCAG TGAATTGTCTGGACCGACATGTCCATGTAGCCCCAGACAAAGTGGCCTTAATCTGGGAGAAGGATGAACCAGGAGAGGAGGTGCGGGTCACGTACAG GGAACTGCTGGAGCTGACATGCCGCCTGGGAAACACCTTGAAACGGCAAGGGGTAAAACGGGGTGACAGGGTGACAATCTACATGCCCCCGTGCCCACTGGCAGTGGCTAGCATGCTGGCCTGTGCCCGCATCGGTGCTGTGCATGCTGTGGTGTTCGCCGGGTTCAGTGCAGAGTCCCTAGCAGACAGGATCCGGGATG CCCAGTCGGAGACGGTGATCACAGTGAACCAGGGGCTGAGAGGAGGCAAGGTTATTGAGCTAAAGAAGACAGTGGACCAGGCTGTGAAGCAGTGCCCAGGAGTAAAACGGGTTCTAGTTTCCATGAGGACCGACAGCAAGGTTCCCATGACAGCCCTGGACATGCCGCTGGAGGAG gagatgatGAAGGAGGATGCGTGCTGCGAGCCTGCTGCCATGGACAGTGAAGACATGTTGTTCCTTCTCTACACATCAGGCAGCACCGGCAAACCCAAGGGTCTGGTTCATTCCCAAGCTGGTTACTTGCTGTTTGCTGCTCTCACGCACAAG TACGTGTTCGACTACcaggacagggacatctttGGCTGTGTGGCAGACATCGGCTGGATCACGGGGCACACCTATGTGGTCTATGGCCCTCTCTGCAATGGCGGCACCACAGTCCTTTTTGAGAGCACTCCCATCCATCCTAACCCTG GCCGCTACTGGGAAACAGTGGAGAGGTTAAAAATTAACCAGTTCTATGGGGCGCCCACTGCCATCCGCCTGCTCCTGAGATACGGCGATGAATGGGTGAAGAAGTATGACCGCTCTTCTCTCAAAGTGCTCGGCTCAG TGGGGGAACCCATCAACAAGGAGGCATGGGAGTGGTACTTCCGCGTGGTCGGCGAGACACGGTGCCCAGTAGTGGACACATGGTGGCAAACTG aaacagGAGGCATCTGTATCTCACCCCGTCCTTCTAATCCTGGAGCTGAAATCCTTCCAGGCATGGCTATGAGACCCTTTTTTGGGATCAGCCCCTCCCTCCTGGATGACAAG GGAAACGTCCTTCTGGAAAACAACATCTCTGGAGCTCTTTGCATCTCGCAAGCCTGGCCAGGTATGGCACGAACCATCTACAATGACCACAAGAGATTTCTAGAAACCTATCTGACCCCTTATCCAG GGTTTTTCTTCACTGGGGATGGCGTCTATCGTACCACTGAGGGCTACTACCAACTGACAGGACGGCTGGATGACATCATTAATATCAGCGGACACCGGCTGGGCACTGCGGAGGTGGAGGATGTTGTG AATCACCATGCGGCAGTGGCAGAGTCTGCTGTCATCGGCTACCCACATGAAATCAAGGGAGAAG GAGCCTATGCGTTTGTTGTGCTGAAGAAGAACAGTGGCTACACGCAGGAGACTCTCGCTGCTGAGCTACGGGAGCTGATCTCAAAGAAGATCGCTAAGTATGCGGCTCCAGAGTACATTCAG GTCACACACCGACTGCCCAAGACACGCTCCGGGAAGATTATGCGTCGGGTGCTAAGGAAAATCGTGGAGGACAAGGACAGTGAGCTCGGGGACCTAACCACCCTGGATGACCATGAAGCTGTGCAGCAGATCATAGAGGGATGCAAGCGCCTGGTGGAGGGGCAGAAGAGCTGCTAG